From the genome of Halobacteriovorax marinus SJ:
ACTTAGAAAGAAATAAAGTTTATAAACTACTCTTTCAGGGAAGAAAGTTTCTAATAAACCCTCCTTTTCAAAAGAAGTTTATGGGCTTTATTTTAGCATCGGTCATACTCTCTATGGGAATCATGCATGGAGCAAACTGGGTTTTCTTCAATAAGTTTATGAATTACGGTGAAACTCTAAACCTTCCAAGTAATCACCCATTCTATCGTCTACTCATGGAACAACAAGAGTTCATGACACTAGTTTTTCTAATTAGTTCAACAATCCTATCAGTAGCATTATGCACTTTCGGGCTCTTTTTCTCTCATAGAATCGCTGGGCCAATCTACAGAATTGAAAAGGTCTTCAAAGATGCAAGTATAAGTGGTGAGCAAATAGAGTCCATCCGCTTTAGACATGATGACTTCTTTCAAGAAATTCCAAGCGCTATGAATGAATACTTTAAGAATCAAGAAAAAAAGGAGAAATTGAAAGAAGTTTCATAAATTCCCGATAGACCATTTTTCTCTTTTAAGCAATAATAGAGCTATAGGAGAAAAAATGATTCAAGATGGTGAATCCATTCACGATGAATTTGAGATTCACTCTTTCTTTAGAGTTCTCAATCAAAGTAAGGCCAAAATTTGGCTCTGGCAGCGAAAGGATGAAAAACGTGTTGTTCAATATGCTGTCGTGAGAAAGGTTGATTTGATTAAGCAAGTCGTTCACATCGCTCCTTGTAGCTCAAAGGGCTTCAAGTTTACTTCTATAGATGAGTTCTTCTTTTTTAACGCACAAAAATCGCTTGCCTTTAAGTTCAGCGCAAGAGACTTAACTAAAGATATGATTATCTTTCCAATTCCAAATCGCATCTTAAAAGTCTCCAATGATTTTCTAAAGAATATTGAATTGGTCGAAAAAGAAAATGAAGATAAATTCAAGCATCTAAGAAATGCTCCTAGAGTACAACCCCAGGGTCAACAGCAAGTTACGATTAAAAGACTTCTATTAAGTGGTGAATACGCTCACCAAGAAAGCTTCCCCCTCTACGATATGTCATCAGGAGGAATGGGTATTAAGGTCATTGACCCTTCAGAGTTTGACATCGGTGATCTTATCCAAGTCGTTGCAATAAATGCTAAAGAAGCTCCAAAGAAAATGTCTGGAGAGGTTGTAAGTATTAGACAAGCAGAAGATGATTCTTCAGTCTTTAAGGTCGGAATTAAGTTTTCAAATTAATCCCAACTCTGCTCTGCTCCTACACTAGTAGATACCGGAACAGGGGAATAGGACCTGGCCTGCTTCCACGAGACGACATTTGTTTCATCTTCATCTTCATACTCGTAGTACATGAAAAAGTTAGCATCCCCGGAAACTCTCGTTCCATCTTGAAAACTAACAACAGTTGCACTACCAAATGAAATAACTCCAGGGTTATTGCCACCAGCAGGTACACAAACTCCTGAGTTGTCATTTCCACCTGGATCAGTGAGGGTGATATTTACTGTTTCAGGACAAATGATGACTACATACTGCGAGCTTGCTGGAACAATATAGTCGTTATTTAATTCTTCAATTGGCCAAAATGATGCTGACTCAGAACCATCACTATCTGCTTGGGAAACTGCACTTACTCCCTTAGTGGCAATAACACGAAGTCCAGTTGCACTATTTTGACTTCCTCCACCAGAGAAGTCTATGACATCTCCCTTATCACCAGAGAATGCTTGAGTTGTTCCATTAGTGTAGTAGATCGTTCCATTTGTCCCGTCTTCCACAATAGCAATAGACCCACTTGTGGCAGCTGGACCAATTATATCTGTCGATGGCTTCATCATGACTACTGCATCATTTGAATTAGACTGATAATATAAACCTAGAAGAGGATAATCACTTTCAATTAATCCCATTTTTGATACGTCGTAATCGATATGAAGTTCAGCACCAGCTGCAAGTGAATAGCTATTAGAGTTCACTAAGTTTCCAGAGCTATCATAATTAGAAAGTGTAAAATTAGCAGTTACAGAGTTTGGATTATAAATATCCCAATCATCTGTTCCTCTCGACTTTGGATAGGCCAAAGTTGTTGAAGCAAAGCTTAGAGGGGCTACAGTATCAGCTCCATCATTGAATGTAAGAAACCTTCCAGAGATTGGTCCGTCAACACCGATCAGACCACTTATGACATTTGAGTATGTTGTCGCTGCAACCGGAGATATCGTTTGAGATGAGTAGCCTGCATTAGTGAGGACATCTACGTTATTATTACTAATATAAGACGAGATTCCATAATTTCTTGGACCCGCAACTTGAGAGAGTTCATAGTAAATATCTTTATTAACATCATATGAAAAAACACCTTCTCTACTAGATGCACTCGCAAGAGAATTATTTCCATACACTAAAAGTAATTTATCTGTTCCTGAGTTTTGGACCTTCACCCAGATTTTTGAGTCTCCAGTATTGTCCCAATTTTCAATCCAAAAATCTTGTTCATTAAAGTCTTCATCAAAAAATCTAATATCCTCACCTGCTGATTCAGCATTAGAGTAGTCAAAGTTTGAAGTTGTCAGGTTAACTTCAATTTGAAACTCATCTTGATCCGTAGAATTATCTAAATCAATTTCTCTATAGTAGTCACCGCTTATCACTTGTAATTGTAGGGGTTGTACAAAGATGAGAGTACTCCCCTCAACTTCTACTCTTATGGTATTCTTAGATCCATAATCAATTCCAGTTAGTGTAGCTTTATACACTCCATTTCCAGTATCTACAGTGGCCGAGAAAGTTCCTGTTGAAGTTCCATCTCCAACTAATGAGAAGTCCACATCAAGACCACCTTCATTTATGGCCACACCATCAGAGTCTCTTGCAGTAAAAGTTATAATGGCCTGATCACTGGGAGCAAGACGCTCCCTAGTTATTGCAACAAGAGAGTTTACAAGAGAAATATCATCATTTGTAGGATCATCGGGAGTAGAGACAGGCGGGCGATTAAACCTTCCTTGGTCAACAACTTCAACAGACTCCTTCGCCGAGTTACATGCAGCGAAGAGAGTTAGTAAACTCATTAATGTTAAAGCTTTTCTAAAATTCCAAACCATCACTTTTGATACCTTTATTTAAAGATTTCTAACAAGGTTCAATAACTGATCGGTCGATTATATTTTTTTAAGAAAAATTAACTTTAGAAACTATAAAAACTGTAGAATATGCCGGTTTCTAGGGCAAATATACCGAAAGAAGTGTTTCGGTGGTAATAATTGAGGTCAATGATCCACTTTAAATCTTGAATAAAGAGAGGACCAAAAAGACCTCCCCCCACAAAGAAACTTATTGCGCTACCATCAATTGAGGAAGTATTGAGTCTAGAACTAGCAGTAGTCGTATACTCCGTCTCAACACTGTGGCGAACAATACCAAAATTAATATGTGAAAATAAATTTAAATCATACCTGAGCCCAAGAGTCATCATTGAGTCTTTGACATCGACATCAAAAGTTCCACCAGAGGCCGTGTGTATATTATTTAAAGTAAGTGATCTATAAGAAAGCTCTAGTGCAAGTCTGTTAAATTTTGCTCCTAAAATAAAGAATGGATCTCCACCATCCCCACCATTCCAAAAGTCACTTTCGGCAGAGAGTATATTATAGCTATAGCCAACTCCCCCATAGAAGTTTACTGCCGACACATGAGTACTGAAAAGAAAGATAGAAATGAAAGCTAGTTTTTTAATCACATTTTTCATAGGTTAAGGCTGAAGTCTCTCTATATCCCAAGCGTTATTAGAATTTCGTTTAAATAAAATTCTATCATTTAACCTAAATTCTCCATAGATAAAAAACTCAATCTCTGTTGGATCAATAACATAACCACCCCAATTACTCGGATACGGAATGTCTTTTCCCTCTAGCTCTGATACT
Proteins encoded in this window:
- a CDS encoding PilZ domain-containing protein, coding for MIQDGESIHDEFEIHSFFRVLNQSKAKIWLWQRKDEKRVVQYAVVRKVDLIKQVVHIAPCSSKGFKFTSIDEFFFFNAQKSLAFKFSARDLTKDMIIFPIPNRILKVSNDFLKNIELVEKENEDKFKHLRNAPRVQPQGQQQVTIKRLLLSGEYAHQESFPLYDMSSGGMGIKVIDPSEFDIGDLIQVVAINAKEAPKKMSGEVVSIRQAEDDSSVFKVGIKFSN
- a CDS encoding DUF2341 domain-containing protein, which produces MSLLTLFAACNSAKESVEVVDQGRFNRPPVSTPDDPTNDDISLVNSLVAITRERLAPSDQAIITFTARDSDGVAINEGGLDVDFSLVGDGTSTGTFSATVDTGNGVYKATLTGIDYGSKNTIRVEVEGSTLIFVQPLQLQVISGDYYREIDLDNSTDQDEFQIEVNLTTSNFDYSNAESAGEDIRFFDEDFNEQDFWIENWDNTGDSKIWVKVQNSGTDKLLLVYGNNSLASASSREGVFSYDVNKDIYYELSQVAGPRNYGISSYISNNNVDVLTNAGYSSQTISPVAATTYSNVISGLIGVDGPISGRFLTFNDGADTVAPLSFASTTLAYPKSRGTDDWDIYNPNSVTANFTLSNYDSSGNLVNSNSYSLAAGAELHIDYDVSKMGLIESDYPLLGLYYQSNSNDAVVMMKPSTDIIGPAATSGSIAIVEDGTNGTIYYTNGTTQAFSGDKGDVIDFSGGGSQNSATGLRVIATKGVSAVSQADSDGSESASFWPIEELNNDYIVPASSQYVVIICPETVNITLTDPGGNDNSGVCVPAGGNNPGVISFGSATVVSFQDGTRVSGDANFFMYYEYEDEDETNVVSWKQARSYSPVPVSTSVGAEQSWD